A single region of the Chryseobacterium sp. 6424 genome encodes:
- a CDS encoding DUF5675 family protein, with the protein MKTKIVRVAQGKQSTLSHLYIDGIFQCFLLEDKIRQVKIKSRTAIPEGKFQLKINTTGGMNRTYSQKYGQMHQGMIEIDDLPTFDLVYIHTGNTIQHTAGCPLVGLSYIMKDGDYQVLQSRDAYRQVYPKLLAAAKSKDNQIEIQNNFQF; encoded by the coding sequence ATGAAAACAAAAATAGTAAGAGTAGCCCAGGGAAAACAAAGCACCCTTTCCCATCTTTATATTGACGGCATTTTTCAATGCTTCCTCCTGGAGGATAAAATCCGCCAGGTTAAGATTAAAAGCAGGACCGCGATCCCGGAGGGAAAATTTCAGCTTAAAATCAACACCACCGGTGGAATGAACAGAACGTATTCCCAGAAGTACGGACAAATGCATCAGGGCATGATTGAAATTGATGATCTGCCGACTTTCGACCTGGTGTATATCCATACAGGAAACACGATCCAACACACAGCCGGTTGTCCGCTCGTCGGGTTAAGTTACATCATGAAGGACGGAGATTATCAGGTTCTGCAGAGCCGCGATGCATACCGGCAGGTTTATCCTAAACTTTTGGCGGCAGCCAAAAGCAAGGATAATCAGATTGAGATCCAGAACAATTTTCAATTTTAA
- a CDS encoding DUF6943 family protein, translating to MLTNKVRTYAVHRPAPETAVFILNRGHNAGKPLREPCPNCFIIYCGNQEELETVYWTFYSLWKNGFFHPYLCGSVIEMLRLFELKKLLQNFIQPGIEKATRNPEMIHKIKSIHELEQKQVEQSRLLSQLRAALIQKYYYSI from the coding sequence ATGCTTACCAACAAAGTACGGACTTACGCAGTCCACCGCCCAGCCCCGGAAACGGCTGTTTTTATTCTGAATCGTGGCCACAATGCCGGAAAACCTTTGCGTGAACCTTGCCCGAACTGCTTCATCATCTACTGTGGCAACCAGGAAGAACTCGAAACCGTTTACTGGACCTTTTACTCCCTCTGGAAAAACGGATTCTTTCACCCTTATCTCTGCGGCAGCGTCATCGAAATGCTCCGGCTCTTCGAGCTGAAAAAACTCCTGCAGAACTTCATCCAGCCAGGCATCGAAAAAGCTACCCGTAATCCCGAAATGATCCACAAAATCAAATCCATCCACGAGCTGGAACAGAAGCAAGTAGAACAGTCCAGATTGCTCAGCCAGCTACGCGCTGCACTCATTCAGAAATACTACTACAGCATCTGA